One segment of Vulpes lagopus strain Blue_001 chromosome 8, ASM1834538v1, whole genome shotgun sequence DNA contains the following:
- the CROCC gene encoding rootletin isoform X4 yields MSLGLEESSEAQPTLETVIQTLESSVLRAGQEEGLSAQDPAQDAPRTAGLPARIREIVTRNLSQPDSQAPLPATEMASVLSLQEENQLLQQELSRVEDLLAQSRAERDELAIKYNAVSERLEQAVRLESGELETPEPRGLVRQSVELRRQLQEEQASYRRKLQAYQEGQQRQAQLVQRLQAKTLQYKKKCSELEQQLVERSTELERQRLRDTEHSHDLESTLVRLEEEQQRSASLAQVNSMLREQLDQASSANQALSEDIRKVTTDWTRCRKELEQREAAWRREEESFNSYITNEHSRLLLLWRQVVGVRRLVSEVKMSTERDLLHLGGELARASRAIQEADLGLSAGLRLAESRAEAALEKQALLQTQLEEQLRDKVLQEKDLAQLKVQSNLDKANLSARVTELALTVERLQNQNLEKDQVNKVLTEKLEALESLRLQEQAALETEDGEGLQQTLRDLAQAVLSDVESGVQLSGSERTADASDGSLRGLSGPRTPSPPRRASPGRGRSPRRGPSPACSDSSTLALIHSALHKRQLQIQDMRGRYEASQDLLGTLRKQLSDSEGERRSLEEQLQRLRDKTDGATQAHEDAQREAQRLRSTIGLLSREKDSLACSLQAAQQQAEELQQEREKLQAAQEELRRQRDQLEEEREATAQDSARTRRELERSHRQLEQLEVRRSGLAKELVEVREALSCATLQRDVLEAEKAEVAEALSKAEAGRVELELSMTKLRVEEASLRDSLSKLSALNESLAQDKLGLNRLVAQLEEEKAALLGRQRQVEQEASLAREEQERLEQLRLEQEVEQQGLEGSLRVAEQAREALEDQLPTLRQERCRLQEQLAQLSRQLNGREQELEQARRETQRQVEALERASREKEALARERAGLAVQLAAAEREGRTLSEEATCLRLEKEALEGSLFEVRRQLAQLEARREQLEADGQALLLTKEALTGELAGLRQQVTTTEEKAALDKELMAQKLVQAEREAQASLREQRVAHEEDLQRLQQEKEAAWRELEAERAQLQSQLQREREELLARLEAEKEELSEEIAALQQERDEGLLLAESEKQQALSLKESEKTALSEKLMGTQHSLATISLEMERQKRDAQSRQEQDRSTVNALTSELRDLRAQLEEAADTHAQEVKRLQEQARNLERQRESSAREAEELRTQLRLMEDARDGLRRELLEAQRQVREGQDGREAQRQEASELRRSLSEGVQEREALRRTNEELRAAVKKAESERISLKLANEDKEQKLALLTEARVAVGKEAEELRAGLQEVERSRLEARRELQELRRQMKMLDSENARLGRELVELQGRLTLGERAEKEGRREALGLRQKLLKGEASMEAVRQELQGAQRKLQEQEGEFRARERGLLGSLEEARGAEKQQLDHARSLELKLEVARAEAAELGLRLSAAEGRGQGLEAELARVEAQRRAAEVQLGGLRSALRRGLGLGRSPSPAPLPSPSSPTRSALAGGSGEGLRSPSPLERSPGCEPPSPGPTTSPASPDLDPEAVRGALREFLQELRSTQRQRDELRAQMSTLSRQLAELEAERDNATSRVRQLQKAVAESEEARRGVDARLSGAQAQLALQEESVRRSERERRAALDQVATLERSLQATESELRASQEKISKMKANEGRLENDKRRLKEVLDASEGRTIKLELQRRSLEGELQRSRLGLSDREAQAQALQDRVASLQRQVADSEVKAGTLQLTVERLSGALVKVEESEGLLRDKVQGLTEALAQNSASLTSSQDKNLHLQKALTACEHDRQVLQERLEAARQALSEARKQSSSLGEQVQTMRGELADLELQRAEAEGQLQQLQEVLRQRQEGETAALHTVQKLRDERRLLQERLDSLQGALAQREAEKREVERSALRLEKDRVALKRMLDKAQVVALEQDQSPGRLEADEQRQLELQQEVERLRSAQVRTERTLEARERAHQQRVRGLEEQVSTLKGQLHQELRRTSASFPPASSPAGQ; encoded by the exons atGAGCTTGGGGCTGGAGGAATCGTCGGAGGCCCAGCCGACACTGGAGACTGTTATCCAG ACACTGGAGAGCAGCGTCCTGAGAGCTGGCCAGGAGGAGGGCCTGAGCGCGCAGGACCCAGCCCAGGACGCCCCCAGGACCGCCGGCCTGCCCGCCCGCATCAGGGAGATTGTCACCCGCAACCTCTCCCAGCCTGACAGCCAAG CCCCACTGCCAGCCACAGAGATGGCCTCCGTGCTGTCACTGCAGGAGGAGAACCAGCTGCTGCAGCAGGAGCTGTCCCGCGTGGAGGACCTGCTGGCCCAGAGCCGCGCGGAGCGTGATGAGCTGGCCATCAAGTACAACGCGGTCAGCGAGAGG CTGGAGCAGGCTGTGCGGCTGGAGTCTGGGGAGCTGGAAACGCCAGAGCCCAGGGGGCTGGTGCGGCAGAGCGTGGAGCTGCGGAGGCAGCTGCAGGAGGAGCAGGCCTCCTACCGGCGCAAGCTGCAGGCCTACCAGGAAGGCCAGCAGCGGCAGGCCCAGCTGGTGCAGCGGCTGCAGGCCAAG ACTCTCCAGTACAAGAAGAAGTGCTCAGAGCTGGAGCAGCAGCTGGTAGAGAGATCCACAGAGCTGGAGCGACAGCGGCTGCGG GACACAGAGCACAGCCATGACCTGGAGAGCACCCTCGTCCgcctggaggaggagcagcagag GAGTGCCAGCTTGGCCCAGGTGAACTCCATGCTCCGAGAGCAGCTGGACCAGGCGAGCTCGGCTAACCAGGCTCTGAGTGAGGACATCCGCAAGGTGACTACCGACTGGACACGCTGCCGTAAGGAGCTGGAGCAGCGGGAGGCGGCGTGGAGGCgtgaggaggag TCCTTCAACAGCTACATCACCAATGAGCACAGCCgcctgctcctcctctggagGCAGGTTGTGGGAGTGCGTCGGCTGGTCAGCGAGGTGAAGATGTCCACCGAGAG AGATCTGCTGCATTTGGGAGGAGAGCTGGCCCGGGCCTCAAGAGCCATCCAGGAGGCGGACCTGGGGCTGAGTGCAGGCCTGCGGCTGGCTGAGAGCCGGGCTGAggcagccctggagaagcaggcaCTGCTGCAGACCCAGCTGGAGGAGCAGCTGCGGGACAAGGTGCTCCAGGAGAAGGACCTCGCCCAGCTGAAGGTGCAGAGCAACCTGGACAAGGCCAATCTCAGTGCCAG AGTGACAGAGCTGGCCCTGACCGTGGAGCGCCTTCAGAACCAGAATCTGGAGAAGGATCAGGTCAACAAGGTCCTTACTGAGAAGCTTGAGGCCCTG GAATCCCTGCGGCTCCAGGAGCAGGCGGCCCTGGAGACAGAGGACGGAGAGGGGCTGCAGCAGACCCTGAGAGACCTggcacag gccgtCCTGTCGGACGTGGAGAGCGGCGTCCAGCTAAGCGGCTCCGAGCGCACGGCCGACGCTTCGGACGGCAGCCTGCGGGGGCTCTCGGGCCCCCGGAcgccctccccgccgcgccgcgcctcGCCCGGCCGCGGCCGCTCCCCGCGCCGAGGCCCATCCCCGGCCTGCTCCGACTCCTCCACGCTCGCCCTCATCCACTCGGCCCTGCACAAGCGCCAGCTGCAGATCCAG GACATGCGTGGGCGCTATGAGGCCAGCCAGGACCTCCTGGGCACCCTGCGGAAGCAGCTCAGTGACAGCGAGGGTGAGCGCCGCAGCCTGGAGGAACAGCTGCAGCGTCTGCGGGACAAGACTGACGGGGCCACCCAGGCTCATGAGGACGCCCAGCGCGAGGCCCAGCGTCTGCGGAGCACCATCGGCCTCCTGAGCAG GGAGAAGGACAGCCTGGCCTGCAGCCTGCAGGCGGCCCAGCAGCAGGCCGAGGAGCTACAGCAGGAGCGGGAGAAGCTGCAGGCAGCTCAGGAGGAGCTGCGGCGCCAGCGGGACCAGCTGGAGGAGGAGCGGGAGGCCACGGCCCAGGACAGCGCACGGACTCGCAGGGAGCTCGAGCGCAG CCACAGACAACTAGAGCAGCTGGAAGTGAGGCGCTCAGGGCTGGCGAAGGAGCTGGTGGAGGTGAGGGAGGCGCTGAGCTGTGCCACGCTGCAGCGGGACGTGCTGGAGGCTGAGAAGGCCGAGGTGGCTGAGGCGCTGAGCAAG GCAGAGGCTGGCCGCGTGGAGCTCGAGCTCTCAATGACCAAGCTGAGGGTGGAGGAGGCCTCTCTGCGGGACTCCTTGTCCAAGCTGAGCGCCCTCAATGAGAGCCTCGCCCAGGACAAGCTGGGTCTGAACCGCCTTGTCGCCCAG CTAGAAGAGGAAAAGGCAGCCCTGCTGGGCCGGCAGCGGCAGGTGGAACAGGAGGCCTCCTTGGCGCGGGAGGAGCAGGAGCGGCTGGAGCAGCTGCGGCTGGAGCAAGAGGTGGAGCAGCAGGGCCTGGAGGGCTCCCTGCGGGTGGCAGAGCAGGCCCGGGAGGCCCTGGAGGACCAGCTTCCCACACTGCGCCAGGAGCGCTGCAGGCTCCAGGAGCAGCTGGCGCAG CTCTCCCGGCAGCTGAACGGGCGGGAACAAGAGCTGGAGCAGGCACGGAGGGAGACGCAACGGCAGGTGGAGGCGTTGGAGCGGGCCTCCCGGGAGAAGGAGGCGCTGGCCAGGGAGCGGGCCGGCCTGGCGGTGCAGCTGGCGGCAGCTGAGCGCGAGGGCCGGACCCTGTCGGAGGAGGCCACGTGCTTACG CCTGGAGAAGGAAGCCCTGGAGGGTAGCCTGTTTGAGGTGCGGCGGCAGCTGGCGCAGCTCGAAGCCCGCCGGGAGCAGCTGGAAGCCGATGGGCAGGCCCTGCTGCTGACCAAGGAGGCCCTGACTG GGGAGCTGGCGGGCCTACGGCAACAGGTGACAACCACGGAGGAGAAGGCAGCTCTGGACAAGGAGCTGATGGCTCAGAAGCTGGTGCAGGCTGAGCGGGAGGCCCAGGCCTCTCTGCGGGAGCAGCGGGTGGCCCACGAGGAGGACTTGCAGCGACTCCAGCAAGAGAAG GAGGCTGCCTGGCGGGAGCTGGAGGCTGAGCGGGCCCAGCTGCAGAGTCAGCTGCAGCGGGAGCGGGAGGAGCTGCTGGCACGACTGGAGGCCGAGAAGGAAGAGCTGAGTGAAGAGATTGCCGCCCTGCAGCAGGAGCGCGATGAGGGCCTCCTCCTGGCTGAGAGCGAGAAGCAGCAG GCCCTGTCCCTGAAGGAGTCCGAGAAGACAGCACTGTCGGAGAAGCTGATGGGCACACAGCACAGCCTGGCCACCATCTCCCTGGAGATGGAGCGACAAAAGAGAGATGCTCAGAGCCGGCAGGAGCAGGACCGG AGCACCGTGAATGCTCTGACATCCGAGCTGCGGGACCTACGGGCCCAGCTGGAGGAGGCTGCAGACACACATGCCCAGGAGGTgaagaggctacaagaacaggcCCGAAACCTGGAGAGGCAGCGGGAATCCTCCGCGCGTGAG GCAGAAGAGCTTCGGACGCAGCTGCGCCTGATGGAGGATGCCCGGGACGGGCTGCGGCGGGAGCTGCTGGAGGCCCAGCGCCAGGTACGGGAGGGTCAGGATGGCCGCGAGGCCCAGCGCCAGGAGGCCAGCGAGCTGCGGCGCAGCCTGAGCGAGGGTGTCCAGGAGCGCGAGGCCCTGCGGCGGACCAACGAGGAGCTGCGGGCGGCAGTGAAGAAGGCTGAGAGTGAACGGATCAG CCTGAAGCTTGCCAACGAGGACAAGGAGCAGAAGCTGGCGCTCCTCACGGAGGCACGGGTGGCTGTGGGCAAGGAGGCCGAGGAGCTGcgggctgggctgcaggaggtGGAGCGCTCCCGGCTGGAGGCCCGCAGGGAGCTGCAGGAGCTCCGGCGGCAG ATGAAGATGCTGGACAGTGAGAACGCCAGGCTGGGCCGGGAGCTAGTGGAGTTGCAAGGCCGCCTGACGCTGGGCGAGCGGGCAGAGAAGGAGGGCCGGCGGGAGGCCCTGGGCCTCCGACAGAAGCTGCTGAAGGGCGAGGCCAGCATGGAGGCCGTGCGGCAGGAG ctccagggGGCCCAGAGGAAGCTGCAGGAACAAGAGGGCGAGTTCCGGGCCCGGGAGCGAGGCCTactgggctccctggaggaggcgCGCGGTGCGGAGAAGCAGCAGCTGGACCACGCCCGCAGCCTGGAGCTGAAGCTGGAGGTGGCGCGGGCCGAGGCCGCAGAGCTGGGGCTGCGGCTGAGCGCGGCCGAGGGCCGGGGGCAAGGCCTGGAGGCCGAGCTGGCCCGGGTGGAGGCGCAGCGGCGTGCCGCCGAGGTCCAGCTGGGCGGCCTGCGCTCAGCCCTGCGCCGGGGCCTGGGCCTTGGGCgctcccccagcccggccccgctGCCCTCGCCCAGCTCCCCGACCCGGAGCGCACTGGCCGGAG GAAGCGGCGAAGGGCTCAGGAGCCCCAGCCCCTTGGAACGCAGCCCTGGCTGTGAGCCGCCATCCCCAGGACCCACCACCTCCCCAGCCTCTCCAGACCTGGACCCAGAGGCAGTGCGGGGGGCCCTCCGGGAGTTCCTGCAGGAGCTGCGGAGCACCCAGAGACAGCGG GATGAGCTTCGGGCCCAGATGAGCACCCTGAGTCGCCAGCTGGCTGAGTTGGAGGCTGAGCGGGACAATGCAACGTCACGGGTGAGGCAGCTGCAAAAGGCCGTGGCCGAGAGTGAAGAAG CCCGGCGTGGTGTGGATGCGCGGCTGAGCggggcccaggcccagctggCGCTGCAGGAGGAGAGCGTGCGGCGTAGCGAGCGGGAGCGCCGGGCCGCCCTGGACCAGGTGGCCACCCTGGAGAGGAGCCTGCAGGCCACGGAGAGTGAGCTGCGGGCCAGCCAG GAGAAGATCAGCAAGATGAAGGCCAACGAGGGAAGGCTGGAGAACGACAAGCGCCGCCTGAAGGAGGTGCTGGACGCCTCCGAGGGCCGCACCATCAAGCTTGAGCTGCAGCGACGCTCGCTCGAGGGGGAGCTACAGCGCAGCCGCCTGGGCCTGAGTGACCGCGAGGCCCAGGCCCAAGCCCTCCAGGACCGGGTGGCCTCCCTGCAGAGGCAG GTGGCGGACAGTGAGGTGAAGGCAGGGACCCTGCAGCTGACAGTGGAACGGCTGAGCGGGGCCCTGGTCAAGGTGGAGGAGAGCGAGGGGCTCCTGCGGGACAAGGTGCAGGGCCTCACAGAAGCCCTGGCCCAGAATAGCGCCAGCCTTACCAGCAGCCAGGACAAGAACCTGCACCTGCAGAAGGCCCTCACCGCCTGTGAACATGACCGCCAAGTGCTCCAG GAACGGCTGGAGGCCGCCCGGCAGGCGTTGTCCGAGGCTCGGAAGCAGAGCAGCTCCCTGGGTGAGCAGGTGCAGACGATGCGGGGCGAGCTGGCGGACCTGGAGCTGCAGCGGGCGGAGGCAGAGGGCCAGCTGCAACAGCTCCAGGAG GTGCTGCGGCAGCGCCAGGAGGGTGAGACTGCGGCCCTGCACACGGTCCAGAAGCTGCGGGACGAGCGGCGGCTGCTGCAGGAGCGCCTGGACAGCCTGCAGGGTGCCCTTGCCCAGCGGGAGGCCGAGAAGCGGGAGGTGGAGCGGTCAGCGCTGCGGCTGGAGAAGGACCGGGTGGCCCTCAAGAGGATGCTGGACAAG GCCCAGGTGGTGGCACTGGAGCAGGACCAGAGCCCAGGCCGGCTGGAGGCGGACGAGCAGCGGCAGCTGGAGCTGCAGCAGGAGGTGGAGCGCCTGCGCAGTGCCCAGGTGCGGACGGAGCGCACCCTGGAGGCGCGGGAGCGGGCCCACCAGCAGCGGGTGCGCGGGCTGGAGGAGCAG